The proteins below come from a single uncultured Dethiosulfovibrio sp. genomic window:
- a CDS encoding dicarboxylate/amino acid:cation symporter: MSNSKKGVPLIWRITIGFVLGIAAGAFLGPKVSIVEPIGKVFITLLKMLIVPLVFSSLVVGVSSIGEPKTLGRIGVKTILIYLMTTAIAIVIGLGMGHFFQPGSGMSIEGVEAAAGRTAPALSEVIIGMFPSNPVQALAQGHMLQIIVFALFFGIAAMLAGDKGKPVISFMESMAETMYKVTDLVMNLAPYGVFALIAVTVSKYGLSVLAPFAKVIGAVYLGCIVHAIVVYSGLVAVVAKKSPIWFFKGIQEASLTAFVTRSSSATLPVTMTCTQENMGISEKISSFVLPLGATINMDGTALYQGVCALFIAQAFGIDLSIGAQVGIIVTATLASVGTAGVPGAGLIMLTLVVTQAGLPMEGVAMVAGIDAVLDMARTSLNVTGDACVTAVIAKTEGENL, encoded by the coding sequence ATGTCTAACAGCAAAAAAGGAGTTCCTTTGATATGGAGGATAACCATAGGTTTCGTTCTAGGAATCGCAGCAGGGGCCTTTTTAGGGCCTAAGGTCTCCATCGTAGAACCTATAGGAAAAGTCTTTATCACTCTTTTGAAAATGCTCATCGTACCTCTGGTGTTCTCCAGCCTAGTCGTCGGGGTTTCCTCCATAGGAGAGCCAAAAACCCTGGGAAGAATAGGGGTTAAAACTATTTTAATTTATCTCATGACGACCGCCATAGCTATCGTCATCGGGTTAGGTATGGGGCACTTCTTCCAGCCAGGAAGCGGCATGTCCATAGAGGGAGTCGAGGCCGCCGCGGGACGAACTGCCCCGGCCCTGTCGGAGGTTATCATCGGTATGTTCCCTTCCAACCCCGTCCAGGCCTTGGCACAGGGACATATGCTCCAGATAATCGTCTTTGCCCTTTTCTTCGGCATAGCGGCTATGCTGGCAGGGGATAAAGGCAAGCCCGTTATCTCCTTTATGGAGTCTATGGCCGAGACTATGTACAAGGTCACCGATCTTGTCATGAACCTCGCCCCTTACGGGGTCTTTGCCCTTATAGCCGTCACGGTATCGAAATACGGTCTGTCGGTACTGGCACCCTTCGCTAAAGTGATAGGGGCGGTATACCTGGGCTGTATAGTCCACGCCATAGTGGTCTACTCCGGGTTGGTCGCAGTTGTAGCGAAAAAATCTCCAATCTGGTTTTTCAAGGGAATTCAGGAAGCTAGCCTTACCGCCTTCGTTACCAGATCCAGCTCGGCGACCTTGCCGGTCACCATGACCTGTACCCAGGAAAACATGGGCATATCGGAGAAGATTTCCTCCTTTGTCCTTCCTTTAGGTGCGACGATAAACATGGACGGGACGGCCCTCTATCAGGGTGTCTGCGCCCTTTTCATAGCCCAGGCCTTTGGCATAGACCTCTCTATAGGGGCACAGGTGGGAATAATAGTCACCGCAACCCTGGCATCCGTTGGAACCGCCGGTGTACCAGGGGCAGGGCTTATAATGCTCACTTTGGTGGTAACCCAAGCGGGCCTTCCAATGGAAGGTGTCGCTATGGTAGCCGGAATAGACGCCGTATTGGACATGGCCAGGACCTCTTTGAACGTCACCGGAGATGCCTGCGTGACCGCTGTCATCGCGAAGACCGAGGGAGAAAATCTCTAG
- the proS gene encoding proline--tRNA ligase: protein MARNITPKGQDYSQWYLDIIKVAELADYAPVRGCMVIRPTGYSVWEEIQQKFDTAFKETGHVNAYFPVLIPNSFLEKEAEHVEGFSPECAVVTHAGGEKLEEPLVVRPTSETVIGHMYSKWVQSWRDLPLLINQWANVMRWEKRPRLFLRTSEFLWQEGHTAHATKQEAIEETEKMLEVYRRIMTEELALPVIPGIKSEGERFPGAEETYTTETMMSDTKALQAGTSHFLGQNFSKAFDIQFQNKEEQMEFAWTTSWGVSTRLIGAIIMTHSDDDGLILPPRIAPKKVAILPISKDEARAEEVLLPKARELGDRIESIIGIHHVDVDRQFHMRPGDRFFYHLQKGVPLRLELGEKEFDKGTVRAVRRDTGEKLDLPWEGLETAVSELLETIQRDMLEKARNFREQNTYSASSLDELKQIVETKGGFVRAYFGGTKEDEKAIKESTGATVRCFPLEDQDKTGRCFYTGKEGCRLAILAKSY from the coding sequence ATGGCGAGAAATATAACCCCTAAGGGACAGGATTATTCACAGTGGTATTTGGACATAATAAAGGTCGCTGAGCTGGCCGATTACGCCCCGGTAAGGGGCTGTATGGTCATCAGACCGACAGGCTACTCGGTCTGGGAGGAGATACAGCAGAAGTTCGATACGGCCTTTAAGGAGACCGGGCACGTCAACGCCTATTTCCCCGTTTTGATCCCTAACTCTTTCCTCGAGAAAGAGGCGGAGCACGTGGAGGGCTTTTCGCCTGAATGTGCGGTGGTCACCCACGCAGGAGGGGAGAAGCTCGAGGAGCCTCTGGTTGTTCGTCCTACCTCCGAGACGGTTATAGGACACATGTACAGCAAATGGGTACAGTCCTGGAGGGATCTGCCTCTTCTGATAAATCAGTGGGCCAACGTTATGAGATGGGAGAAAAGACCCAGGCTTTTCCTCCGGACTTCCGAGTTCCTGTGGCAGGAGGGGCATACCGCTCACGCAACAAAACAGGAGGCCATAGAGGAAACCGAAAAGATGCTGGAGGTATACCGCCGCATCATGACGGAAGAATTGGCTCTCCCGGTTATCCCAGGTATTAAGTCGGAGGGAGAACGCTTCCCCGGTGCCGAGGAGACCTACACCACCGAGACCATGATGAGCGATACTAAGGCCCTTCAGGCTGGAACCAGTCATTTTCTTGGACAGAATTTCTCAAAGGCGTTCGATATACAGTTTCAAAACAAAGAGGAACAGATGGAGTTCGCTTGGACCACCAGCTGGGGAGTCTCTACCAGGCTTATCGGTGCGATCATAATGACCCACTCCGACGACGATGGCCTGATCCTTCCCCCTAGGATAGCCCCTAAAAAAGTGGCTATCCTTCCGATAAGCAAGGACGAGGCCAGGGCTGAGGAGGTCTTACTTCCGAAGGCCAGGGAGCTAGGGGATCGTATAGAGTCTATCATCGGTATCCATCACGTCGATGTGGACCGTCAGTTCCACATGAGGCCCGGGGATAGGTTCTTCTACCACCTTCAGAAGGGAGTTCCTCTCAGGCTGGAGCTAGGGGAGAAGGAATTTGATAAAGGGACCGTAAGGGCTGTTCGGAGGGATACTGGGGAGAAGCTGGACCTTCCCTGGGAAGGTCTGGAGACCGCTGTCTCCGAGCTTCTTGAGACAATTCAAAGGGATATGCTTGAGAAAGCCCGTAATTTCAGGGAACAAAACACCTATTCCGCATCCAGTCTTGATGAACTGAAACAGATAGTTGAGACCAAAGGAGGGTTCGTCCGTGCCTATTTCGGAGGGACCAAAGAAGACGAAAAAGCCATTAAAGAGTCTACAGGGGCTACGGTTCGCTGTTTCCCCTTAGAGGATCAGGACAAAACAGGTAGATGTTTCTACACCGGCAAGGAAGGCTGTCGTCTGGCTATACTGGCTAAATCTTACTAG
- a CDS encoding TAXI family TRAP transporter solute-binding subunit → MSRKAVLSTVASLAAIFVVAGSAFAVQFVNITTASTKGTYYPVGVAMAKIWNDNIPDFKAGVQTSGGTVHNIQLMESNEADVAFMDGVSYPAFMGTGSYEGTPKKFIRAMAPLFPEVVQLIVAKDSGISSFDDFRGKKISIGAVASGTEVMARQLLSTAGIDPDKDISPERLSIADTAKAFADKRIDGAVFVGSLGVPGVVEMTTLGLVRFIDVPEEHLKKVLADLPAWTAFQIPSETYPNQNKPVQGYASWNMLTVRDDVPEDLVYEMTKLLYDNKGDLVMVADKMKLMDPKNLDQVVLPLHPGAKRYYDEIGASK, encoded by the coding sequence ATGTCTCGTAAAGCTGTTCTATCGACTGTAGCGTCATTAGCGGCGATTTTCGTCGTAGCTGGATCCGCTTTCGCGGTCCAGTTCGTCAATATCACCACCGCTAGCACAAAAGGAACCTACTATCCCGTTGGAGTTGCCATGGCTAAAATATGGAACGACAACATACCGGACTTCAAAGCGGGAGTTCAGACCTCCGGCGGTACGGTCCACAACATTCAGCTCATGGAGAGCAATGAGGCGGACGTCGCTTTTATGGACGGGGTCTCGTACCCCGCTTTTATGGGTACCGGTAGTTATGAGGGAACCCCTAAGAAGTTTATAAGGGCTATGGCCCCCCTTTTTCCTGAGGTTGTTCAGCTGATAGTCGCTAAAGACAGCGGCATAAGTTCTTTTGATGACTTCAGGGGCAAAAAGATCTCTATCGGTGCGGTCGCCAGCGGTACTGAGGTCATGGCTAGACAGCTTTTGTCCACCGCCGGCATCGATCCCGATAAGGATATCTCTCCAGAGAGGCTCAGCATAGCCGACACCGCCAAGGCCTTTGCGGATAAAAGGATCGACGGCGCGGTTTTCGTGGGATCCCTTGGAGTTCCTGGCGTAGTGGAGATGACCACTTTGGGGCTAGTCAGGTTCATAGACGTGCCGGAAGAGCATCTCAAAAAAGTCCTGGCAGACCTTCCCGCATGGACTGCCTTCCAGATCCCCTCCGAGACCTATCCGAACCAAAACAAGCCGGTTCAGGGATACGCTAGCTGGAACATGCTGACCGTCAGGGATGACGTACCGGAGGATCTTGTCTACGAGATGACCAAGCTTCTCTACGATAACAAGGGCGATCTGGTGATGGTGGCGGATAAGATGAAGCTCATGGACCCCAAAAACCTCGATCAGGTTGTCCTGCCCCTTCACCCTGGGGCAAAAAGGTATTACGACGAGATAGGGGCCTCAAAATAG
- a CDS encoding type III PLP-dependent enzyme gives MSAPENYGFDLDGFISRERFEKMREFLRDKETPCLLLDLKAVEKNYNDLVRTMPYAKIHYAIKANPHEKLLKMLVDKGCNFDFASVPELDMIMRLGATPDRLSYGHTIKKSEHIAYAYDKGIRLFATDSEDDLKRIAQNAPGSKVFFRLFMECSGADWSLSRKFGAHPDTIFQLIQMSKDLDVVPWGLSFHVGSQQRDIGQWGSAIASCRYLFDSAKELGITLKMINLGGGFPAPYTQPTAPLEMYTKEVTRFLVEDFPDGMPEIITEPGRSLVGNCGILVTQVVLKSKKDTYNPHSWLYIDAGKFGGLYETIDESIKYPIYSEKTGPTGEYIIAGPTCDSMDILYENTKYILPENLEEGDRLYFLSTGAYVNSCSLESFNGFKPPKVYIYDED, from the coding sequence ATGTCAGCTCCAGAGAACTACGGTTTTGATCTGGATGGTTTTATATCCAGGGAGCGCTTCGAAAAAATGAGGGAGTTTCTAAGGGATAAAGAGACCCCCTGCCTACTGCTTGACCTTAAAGCGGTGGAGAAAAACTATAACGATCTTGTCAGAACCATGCCCTATGCAAAGATACACTATGCTATAAAGGCAAATCCCCACGAGAAGCTGCTCAAGATGTTGGTCGATAAGGGATGTAACTTCGACTTCGCATCGGTCCCGGAGCTTGACATGATAATGAGGCTAGGAGCTACGCCCGATAGGCTTAGCTACGGCCACACCATAAAAAAATCGGAACACATAGCCTACGCCTACGACAAAGGCATCAGGTTGTTCGCCACCGACTCGGAGGACGACCTAAAAAGGATAGCCCAAAACGCCCCTGGCTCTAAGGTCTTCTTCAGGTTGTTTATGGAGTGTAGCGGAGCAGACTGGTCTCTGTCCAGAAAGTTTGGGGCTCACCCGGATACGATATTTCAGCTGATCCAGATGTCCAAGGATCTGGACGTAGTTCCATGGGGGTTATCTTTCCACGTAGGTTCTCAACAAAGGGACATAGGTCAGTGGGGAAGCGCGATAGCCAGCTGTCGATATCTTTTCGACTCGGCAAAAGAGCTTGGGATAACCTTAAAGATGATAAACCTAGGAGGAGGTTTCCCTGCTCCTTATACCCAGCCCACCGCCCCCTTGGAGATGTACACTAAAGAGGTTACCCGCTTTTTGGTCGAGGACTTTCCCGACGGTATGCCCGAGATAATTACCGAGCCAGGTAGATCGTTGGTAGGGAACTGTGGGATACTCGTCACCCAGGTGGTCCTCAAATCAAAAAAAGACACCTATAACCCCCATAGCTGGCTATACATCGACGCAGGGAAGTTCGGTGGCCTTTACGAGACCATAGACGAGTCGATAAAATACCCTATATACTCGGAGAAAACCGGACCGACAGGGGAGTACATAATCGCAGGGCCAACCTGCGATAGCATGGATATACTCTACGAAAACACTAAGTATATTTTGCCCGAAAATCTGGAGGAGGGGGACAGACTCTATTTCCTCTCCACAGGTGCCTACGTCAACTCCTGTTCCTTAGAGAGCTTCAACGGATTCAAACCTCCTAAAGTCTACATATACGACGAAGATTAA
- a CDS encoding chloride channel protein, with protein MKKSYARVLWEEAILIYAFFKWIVLASLAGSMVGAVSCFFVKSLDWAIGGGQSLPDGSRLLLLPLGIVASTLIVRYMAPDARGHGTEKVIEAIHERSGRIAVKVIPVKLITTIITVASGGSAGKEGPAAQIGAGLTSTLATLLRFSDVDRKKLVVCGISAGFASVFGTPMAGALFGLEVLYIGQMFYDVLFPSIISGIVSYKVSVALGMSYGHFSILEVPSISFNMVMWLILAGIFFGLVSFMHIEIMGFFERFFSRLKLGLVGKALLGAFTLIILGLLLGDAYFGLGLKSLDVALEGGMDSPLAFLWKSLFTAITLSCGGSGGVVTPIFFIGATSGVAFASVFGLNGALFGPLGFAAVLAGCANAPISATVMAMELFGADIGVMAALVSVSAFYIVGHRSVYPSQRLARSKSPLIIVRTNPSRVDKGRSVPLISQSIFFSSIVKLWVCIEAVTGIKGPGRFNKDK; from the coding sequence ATGAAAAAATCTTACGCTAGAGTCCTCTGGGAAGAGGCTATTTTGATCTATGCCTTCTTTAAGTGGATTGTCTTGGCGTCTTTAGCAGGATCTATGGTAGGGGCAGTCTCATGTTTTTTTGTAAAATCTCTCGATTGGGCTATAGGGGGAGGGCAATCTCTGCCTGATGGGAGCAGGCTGCTCTTGCTCCCCTTAGGGATAGTCGCTAGTACTCTGATAGTTCGCTATATGGCCCCAGATGCCAGGGGACACGGAACGGAAAAGGTGATAGAGGCCATCCATGAGAGATCGGGTAGGATCGCGGTTAAAGTGATCCCTGTGAAGCTCATTACGACGATAATAACCGTAGCATCCGGGGGATCTGCCGGTAAAGAGGGCCCTGCGGCGCAGATCGGTGCCGGATTGACCTCGACCTTGGCTACGTTACTGAGGTTTAGCGATGTGGATAGAAAAAAGCTGGTGGTTTGCGGCATTTCCGCCGGTTTTGCCTCTGTTTTTGGCACTCCTATGGCCGGAGCCCTTTTTGGACTTGAGGTACTATACATCGGGCAGATGTTTTACGACGTGCTTTTTCCGTCAATTATCAGCGGTATAGTCTCCTATAAGGTCTCCGTCGCCTTGGGGATGTCATATGGACACTTTTCTATCCTTGAAGTGCCCTCGATTTCCTTTAATATGGTTATGTGGTTGATTTTGGCGGGTATTTTCTTTGGCTTAGTATCTTTTATGCATATAGAGATAATGGGTTTTTTTGAGAGATTTTTTTCGAGGTTGAAATTAGGCCTCGTCGGGAAAGCCCTTTTAGGGGCTTTTACGTTGATAATCCTGGGTTTGCTGCTCGGAGACGCCTATTTTGGGCTTGGCCTTAAATCGCTGGATGTGGCTTTGGAAGGTGGGATGGACTCTCCTCTGGCGTTTTTGTGGAAATCCCTCTTTACCGCTATTACATTAAGCTGTGGAGGAAGTGGAGGGGTGGTGACCCCTATCTTTTTCATCGGTGCCACCTCCGGCGTAGCTTTTGCTTCGGTTTTTGGCCTTAACGGAGCTCTATTCGGACCTCTCGGGTTTGCCGCCGTTCTCGCTGGCTGTGCCAACGCCCCTATCTCCGCGACGGTAATGGCGATGGAACTTTTTGGGGCCGACATAGGGGTTATGGCTGCTTTGGTATCGGTATCGGCGTTTTACATCGTCGGTCATAGAAGCGTCTATCCAAGTCAAAGGCTCGCCAGGTCCAAGTCTCCCCTTATTATAGTGAGAACCAACCCCAGCAGGGTGGATAAAGGGAGAAGCGTTCCACTGATCAGCCAGTCGATTTTCTTTTCGAGTATCGTTAAGCTATGGGTGTGTATAGAGGCTGTTACGGGAATAAAAGGTCCCGGTCGTTTTAATAAAGATAAATAA
- a CDS encoding patatin-like phospholipase family protein, with amino-acid sequence MVRYVRLFTCIAMILTASVPSFADGAVVLALSGGGMKGLAHIGVLKVLEENGIPVAGIVGTSMGAIMGGLAASGYSADELEDLVSTIDMSSVILGQDDTLLPPSDGKNVSPLMPRRDMNSKWQVVGPKGPLSGIGAHDLFMRLTARVSVSQFNDLPIPFAAVATDLMTGEKVVIRHGSLASAMRASMSIPGVFEPWPIDGRLLVDGGLVSNMPVRTAKQLFPGYPVIAVNVSSGLRSPDQIRTMPEVIDQTITILTSQNVSQEQAEADVIIRPAVQSVSTLGSVKVSDIIQLGEVAARRQLDRIVRMASVAPPVVERGPQPLRLVRAIEVEGVPEGLAKRIKNSYGYWVGKPVSPEDIIRASEAIRAREDVRTVDYRLATLGSEVDVILKVHREPAYRFVLDGYASNMLGGSWMGIRGTMMDLGVDGNYLNVDALLGDDWAAKIDYHFGMEKNFYKFSAHMSRISLSPRNAPDSKWDYRSFSVTRGIASKNGRMSAGIMASKIDGDGGNLDTWGPVFQWEQDGNLMGNQDIASSFNLSAWYPDEGREMIMRLDGTISTVLSHRWRAYIRGGLFEGNDDRRYPGQGAYLGAREELYTLAEYPIRGERFVWWRLGFRHRLSENGGTPLEAELFGGQGYIWDNDGSQIDSPWEVGVALTVPSNLIRARILAVYDDSRDWTFGFTIGDPLWSVRHNFP; translated from the coding sequence ATGGTCCGATACGTCAGGCTGTTTACGTGCATTGCTATGATTTTAACCGCATCTGTCCCCTCTTTTGCCGATGGAGCTGTGGTTTTGGCCCTGTCTGGAGGGGGAATGAAAGGATTAGCCCATATAGGGGTCCTAAAGGTTCTTGAGGAAAATGGAATCCCTGTGGCCGGCATAGTGGGTACCAGTATGGGGGCCATAATGGGCGGACTTGCCGCCTCGGGTTACTCCGCCGACGAGCTTGAGGATCTGGTCTCCACTATAGATATGTCCTCGGTCATCCTAGGACAAGACGATACCCTTCTGCCTCCTTCCGACGGCAAAAACGTATCTCCCTTGATGCCAAGGCGAGATATGAACTCAAAATGGCAGGTTGTAGGCCCTAAGGGGCCTCTCAGTGGAATAGGCGCCCACGACCTTTTCATGAGGCTTACAGCCAGGGTCTCGGTGTCACAGTTCAACGACCTCCCGATTCCCTTCGCCGCAGTGGCTACCGACCTTATGACCGGCGAAAAGGTGGTTATTCGTCACGGCAGTTTGGCATCGGCTATGAGGGCCTCTATGTCCATTCCTGGAGTCTTTGAGCCCTGGCCAATAGACGGTCGTCTTTTGGTAGACGGAGGCCTTGTCTCCAATATGCCCGTCAGGACGGCGAAGCAACTCTTTCCCGGATATCCCGTTATCGCTGTGAACGTCTCCAGTGGTCTCCGCTCTCCAGATCAGATAAGGACTATGCCTGAGGTTATAGACCAGACTATAACTATATTGACCAGCCAGAACGTCTCACAGGAGCAGGCGGAGGCGGATGTGATAATAAGGCCTGCAGTCCAATCGGTCTCCACTTTAGGATCGGTTAAGGTAAGTGACATAATACAGCTAGGAGAAGTCGCTGCAAGGAGGCAGCTGGATAGAATAGTGAGGATGGCCTCCGTCGCCCCTCCTGTCGTTGAGCGTGGGCCTCAACCTCTTCGGTTAGTACGGGCTATAGAGGTAGAAGGCGTGCCGGAAGGTCTAGCCAAAAGGATAAAAAACAGCTACGGGTACTGGGTCGGAAAACCTGTCTCTCCTGAGGATATCATCAGGGCGTCGGAGGCTATAAGAGCCCGTGAGGACGTTCGCACCGTCGATTATCGGCTGGCGACTTTAGGTAGCGAGGTTGACGTTATCTTAAAAGTTCATAGAGAGCCGGCTTACCGATTTGTCCTGGACGGCTACGCCAGCAATATGCTTGGTGGAAGCTGGATGGGAATCAGGGGAACCATGATGGACCTCGGTGTCGATGGTAACTATCTGAACGTAGACGCCCTTTTAGGGGACGACTGGGCTGCCAAGATTGATTATCATTTCGGGATGGAGAAAAACTTCTACAAGTTCTCCGCCCACATGTCCAGAATATCCCTGTCTCCGAGAAACGCTCCCGACTCTAAATGGGATTACAGGAGTTTTTCCGTCACCAGAGGTATTGCTTCCAAAAACGGCAGAATGTCCGCAGGTATAATGGCCAGCAAAATCGACGGAGACGGAGGTAATCTTGATACCTGGGGTCCGGTTTTTCAGTGGGAACAGGACGGCAATCTGATGGGCAACCAGGATATAGCGTCGTCTTTTAACCTCTCTGCCTGGTATCCCGACGAAGGACGGGAGATGATTATGAGGTTAGATGGAACGATCTCCACCGTTCTCTCCCACCGCTGGAGAGCTTACATAAGGGGAGGGCTCTTCGAGGGCAACGATGATCGCCGATACCCCGGGCAAGGGGCATATCTAGGGGCGAGAGAAGAACTTTATACCCTCGCAGAATATCCTATAAGAGGAGAACGGTTTGTGTGGTGGAGATTGGGCTTCAGGCACCGTCTCAGCGAGAATGGAGGGACTCCCCTTGAGGCGGAGTTGTTTGGAGGACAGGGTTATATCTGGGATAACGATGGTTCTCAGATAGATAGTCCCTGGGAGGTCGGGGTCGCTTTGACCGTACCCTCGAACCTTATAAGGGCCAGGATACTGGCTGTCTACGACGATAGCAGGGACTGGACTTTTGGATTTACCATCGGCGATCCTCTCTGGTCGGTGAGGCATAATTTCCCCTAG
- a CDS encoding TRAP transporter permease — protein MKSLLDKYGPIRGRFLFLLLVFMSAYHLYSAGFGLLPTEIHHAIHLTFALVAVYIAFPLMGRPSWIDWPMAFLAGGVSGYIALFHDVIAQRGAMVQPYEIVLGVLMIVTVLEAGRRVAGRVLPFLGILFLVYALWGRYAPGIFMHRGFSLNRLIQQMYLTTEGIYGVAVGVSATYVFVFILFGSFLAAGGGIRLFNDLSMALAGSAPGGPAKVAVLASALLGTISGSSVGNVATTGAMTIPMMKRVGYEGRFAGAVEACASTGGQLMPPIMGAGAFVMTQFLGIPYLEIAKAAILPALLYYGAVLSNVHFRAKKKDLAGVDREEIPRSSDVLLRDGHLLLPIVVIIAMLLKNYTPLAAAFWGTVTVVLSASIRSHTRMSLGQILDAMADGAYNALSVAVACGVVGIVVGVATLTALGMTVSVNIMDLAGGNLFLTLLVAMVACLVMGMGLPTTANYIVTSTVIAPALMKLGVLPLAAHMFVFYFGIMADITPPVCLASFTAAGIAKSDPLRTGLTATSIGIVAYILPFAFVYDPIFLLRGEGIGFLPVFAVAVLGVISMASAIQGWAIDHIGPCSRVVSFLAGLVAFYPDDRARYVAASVILVVWGINGFKLFLKRDILAS, from the coding sequence TTGAAGTCTTTGTTGGATAAATATGGCCCTATAAGGGGACGTTTTCTCTTCTTGCTGTTGGTATTCATGTCGGCCTACCATCTTTATTCCGCTGGATTTGGTCTTCTGCCTACGGAGATTCACCACGCTATACACCTGACCTTCGCTTTGGTGGCGGTTTATATAGCCTTTCCCCTTATGGGGCGTCCAAGCTGGATAGATTGGCCTATGGCCTTTTTGGCTGGAGGGGTGTCAGGTTACATAGCCCTCTTTCACGACGTTATCGCCCAAAGGGGAGCTATGGTCCAGCCCTATGAGATAGTTCTCGGGGTATTAATGATAGTGACCGTCCTTGAGGCCGGAAGGAGGGTTGCCGGAAGGGTGTTGCCTTTCTTGGGCATATTATTCCTCGTCTACGCCCTTTGGGGGCGGTATGCTCCTGGGATCTTTATGCATAGGGGATTCTCTTTAAACAGGCTTATTCAGCAGATGTACCTGACCACCGAGGGAATATACGGGGTCGCCGTCGGGGTCTCGGCTACCTATGTGTTCGTCTTTATCCTGTTCGGATCTTTTCTCGCCGCAGGGGGAGGTATAAGGCTTTTTAACGATCTCTCTATGGCATTGGCCGGATCGGCTCCAGGGGGGCCTGCGAAGGTGGCGGTGTTGGCATCGGCTCTTTTAGGCACCATAAGTGGTTCCTCAGTCGGCAACGTCGCCACGACAGGGGCGATGACCATCCCTATGATGAAGAGGGTCGGTTACGAGGGGAGGTTTGCCGGGGCGGTTGAGGCCTGTGCTTCCACCGGAGGCCAGCTGATGCCGCCTATAATGGGAGCTGGCGCCTTTGTGATGACCCAGTTTTTGGGCATTCCCTACCTGGAGATCGCTAAGGCCGCTATTTTACCTGCCCTTCTTTACTATGGAGCGGTGCTCTCGAACGTACATTTTAGGGCCAAGAAAAAGGACCTTGCAGGGGTCGATCGGGAAGAGATTCCCAGGTCGAGCGATGTGCTCTTGCGAGACGGCCACTTACTGCTGCCTATAGTGGTCATCATAGCTATGTTGTTAAAAAATTACACCCCTTTAGCGGCGGCGTTTTGGGGAACTGTTACGGTAGTCCTTTCGGCATCTATCAGGTCACACACAAGGATGTCCTTAGGACAGATTTTGGACGCTATGGCTGACGGGGCCTATAACGCTCTTTCCGTGGCTGTTGCTTGCGGTGTGGTCGGCATAGTCGTCGGTGTAGCTACCTTGACCGCTCTAGGGATGACCGTGTCGGTGAACATAATGGATCTCGCTGGCGGCAATCTATTTTTGACCTTGCTGGTCGCCATGGTAGCCTGCCTTGTTATGGGAATGGGGCTCCCAACCACCGCCAACTACATAGTCACCAGTACGGTAATAGCCCCGGCGTTGATGAAGCTGGGGGTGCTACCTTTAGCGGCCCATATGTTCGTTTTCTACTTCGGGATTATGGCGGACATAACCCCTCCGGTATGTCTTGCCTCTTTTACCGCCGCAGGTATTGCGAAGTCCGATCCTCTTAGAACCGGTCTTACCGCTACCTCGATTGGGATCGTGGCCTATATACTTCCCTTTGCTTTTGTCTACGATCCTATTTTTCTTCTCCGAGGTGAAGGCATAGGTTTCTTACCGGTATTCGCCGTTGCGGTTTTAGGGGTTATAAGTATGGCCTCTGCCATTCAGGGATGGGCTATCGATCATATTGGCCCTTGCTCTAGGGTGGTCTCTTTCCTGGCCGGGTTGGTGGCTTTCTATCCCGACGATAGGGCGAGATATGTCGCTGCATCGGTGATACTGGTTGTCTGGGGAATCAACGGTTTTAAGCTGTTTCTTAAAAGAGATATTTTAGCCTCCTGA